The genomic DNA ACGTACATGCCCCCAGCGATCTCGGCGTTCCCGAGGAGCGCGGCACCCGCCATCGCGTTGTACCAGTTCCGGTTGAAGCGGCGGAATGGGAGCACCGCCTCGAATGTCTTCCCGTCGATCCGCTTCATCTTGATGCCGGACCGGAACGCATAGGGCAGCCAGATCAAGGAAGTAACGCGGTGCCAGAAGTTGTTCTTGGCCGAAAGACGGCTGACATACGCCTCGACCCTCTCGGCGAGGGTTCGCTTCTTCCGGCGGACCGCCAGCGTTTCGGCAGGGACGGCGCAAGACTCGGTCGCAACAGGAGCAATCTGCACATCTCCGCGATGGGCAGCGTCTGGACGAGCGGTCTGATCGTCGATCGGGGGAGGAAGGGTCGGATTGGATGGTGTAGTCTGCGACACGCGGGGGGCGGCTCCAGAAGCCAATTGCCAGAAGCCAAGTGTAGGGTTCGACGCGGAGGCGTGTACCTAGGCAGAGGATTCCGGTAACCGAAACCACCCCTTGCCGTCGGGTTCCACCGTTCGGACTGGGTTTCCCGGCTCATGATCGAGCACGATCGTCCACTTTCTGTCAGAGGCCTCGCGCAAGAACCACCGCTTTGAGACCATCGAGGTGTAGGGCTCGACGTCATAGGCAAGCGAATACGCAGCCCCCACATGAGCGGCGGTGGGCATCACATCAGGAACGAAGACGACTGTCCGTCCCGAGGTGTCCTTGAAGGTCATCGCCTGTTGCCCCCATGTGTGGCCCGGCACCTGGAAGACCTGAACGCCAGGAGCGACTTCCGACATCCTGGCCTCCAAAGGCACCGACGGATCGGCCTCCCGGTCGACGACAGCACCCGGCAGGAAGGGGCGAGGCGAATCGGTCAGAACGACCCGATCAGCGATGGGTTCGAGATGGTCGCGGTAATAGGTCCTTGTCATCACACTGCGGTTCGCTAGGGCGTCAGACCATTCCCTTGCCTGCACGTGAACCGTTGCATTCGAAAAGGTCGGAACCGCGTGCAGTGTGCCGCCAGATTCCCCCGCAATCGGTCGCCTTGTGAGTCCGCCCGCATGATCGAAGTGAAGGTGGGTCACGATCACGCGATCGATGTCTTTCGCATCGCACCCCACTTCGTGGAGCGCGTCGCAGACCCACCTTGGCTCGAGCGCGAAGACAGCCGACATCTTCTCGTCGAGTTTGTTGCCGGTGCCACATTCAAGAAGGATGCGCCGGGGCGCAACCTGTCCCCCTGGGACGTCCGTCGCTCGCTCGAGAAGGATGCAGTTGTGGTGAACGTCCATGCGTCCCTGGGCGTCGGTCGGCACCGATTTCGACCATACAACGCGTGGAATCAGCCCGAACATACTGCCAGCATCCAGTTTGAAGCCGCCAGCTCGCAGGAGGGTCCAACGGTAACGGATGTCCTCGCTGACGTCTGCGTGGGCGCTCGGGGGGGTGTTGGCCATGGTCTCATCCTACGGTCGGACGCGTGCCCCGCGGGGCTGAGCGGGCTTCTGCTTGACGCTGATCGAGCCGACTGCCGATAGACTGAACCCATGCGAACCCGACTCCCCGACGCCCGGACGACGCCGCGTTTCGCGGGCCCGTGTACGTTCTGCCGCTACCCACTCATCCAGACCGTCGAGCAGTCGAGTCTGCCAGTCGATTGGGCGATCTACGGTGTGCCATTCGATGGGGGTGTGAGTTACAGGCCGGGCACGAGATTCGGCCCTCGCTCCATCCGAGAGGCATCCCAGTACGTCAAGCCCTACTCCATCGAACACGATGTGGACATCTGCGAGGTGCTGTCGCTGACCGATGGCGGAGACGCCCCGGTGCATCCGTACGCCATCAAACAGACGCTCGACGCTGTAGCCGCTTTCGCGACGTCGCTCGGGGATCCCTCCCACACGCGACTCATGGCGGTCGGGGGTGATCATTCGATCGCCTACGCCAACATTCGTGCGACATGGCAGCGACGGGGCTCCCCGCGATCTGGCTTTGCCGTCATTCACTTCGATAGCCACCTTGATACCGTGGACACGGTGTGGGGCGAGCGCTGGGGGCACGCCTCCCCCTTCCGTCGTGCGATCGAGGACGGCCTCGTTGACCCAGGCGCCATGCTGAGCATCGGCATCAAGGGGCCGCTGAATCGACGCGATGATCTCGATTACGCCAGGTCGATGGGCATCACACTCCTCACCTACGACCGATGGCGGAGCGAAGGTCAATCAGTGATCGGTGAGTTCCTCCAGCGCGTGCAGGGACGCGAGACATACATCACATTCGATATCGACTGTGTTGACCCGGCCTACGCACCCGGCACGGGCACGCCCTCCATCGGCGGCTTCACAAGCGCGGAGGCCCTCGCGACGATTCGTTCACTCCGAGGGGTGAACATCGTGGGAGCGGATGTGGTCGAGGTGCTCCCCGACCGAGATGTAGCTGGAATCACATCCCTGCTTGCATCACACGTCATCTTCGAGTTGATCGCGCTCGACGCCGCACGCCGCAAGATAAACGCCTGACGATCACCTGCGCCGACGTCCGACGAACGCAAGACCCATCCCCATCGCGACGAGCGTCGTCGGGGCGGGTATTACGCTGTCGAGATAGTCTGTGAGCGTGCGGAGGGTGATCTCGGTGGCGAGCACTGCTGCATCAAACGGGGTGTCGATCCCGACGTGGATGTGTCCCGCGGCAAAGTTTCTGTACGCGGCGTCTTCGCTGTTATTCATCGAGTGGTACCACACCCCATGAAGACCGATGAACTCGGAGAGAAAGTTGCCGCCCGTGCCGGTGGTGTCGAGGTAGACATCGTTGATGATTCCGGCCGCCGCGACC from Phycisphaeraceae bacterium includes the following:
- a CDS encoding MBL fold metallo-hydrolase, with protein sequence MANTPPSAHADVSEDIRYRWTLLRAGGFKLDAGSMFGLIPRVVWSKSVPTDAQGRMDVHHNCILLERATDVPGGQVAPRRILLECGTGNKLDEKMSAVFALEPRWVCDALHEVGCDAKDIDRVIVTHLHFDHAGGLTRRPIAGESGGTLHAVPTFSNATVHVQAREWSDALANRSVMTRTYYRDHLEPIADRVVLTDSPRPFLPGAVVDREADPSVPLEARMSEVAPGVQVFQVPGHTWGQQAMTFKDTSGRTVVFVPDVMPTAAHVGAAYSLAYDVEPYTSMVSKRWFLREASDRKWTIVLDHEPGNPVRTVEPDGKGWFRLPESSA
- the speB gene encoding agmatinase translates to MRTRLPDARTTPRFAGPCTFCRYPLIQTVEQSSLPVDWAIYGVPFDGGVSYRPGTRFGPRSIREASQYVKPYSIEHDVDICEVLSLTDGGDAPVHPYAIKQTLDAVAAFATSLGDPSHTRLMAVGGDHSIAYANIRATWQRRGSPRSGFAVIHFDSHLDTVDTVWGERWGHASPFRRAIEDGLVDPGAMLSIGIKGPLNRRDDLDYARSMGITLLTYDRWRSEGQSVIGEFLQRVQGRETYITFDIDCVDPAYAPGTGTPSIGGFTSAEALATIRSLRGVNIVGADVVEVLPDRDVAGITSLLASHVIFELIALDAARRKINA